The proteins below come from a single Syntrophales bacterium genomic window:
- a CDS encoding acyl-CoA/acyl-ACP dehydrogenase, with protein sequence MFDFLLTNEQLKFREEVRDFVQWVPRELILAMDKDEIKFPKEFLQEAGRRNLLGCRYPKQWGGRGMDWVTTGMVLEEIGTLSYELACVFGVGAELVCDALIQHGTDEQKEKYVRPLLKGEIFAAEGLTEPRGGSDFFGAVSKAEDQGDYFLLNGQKRFIVGGEGADYFLLYAKTNFDPATKPQASITAFIVERGPGVETKYLYSLMGSRGGGTARVVFTDVRVPKENVVGRVNGGYDIFNTMMIPERLGTAIMTIGSARVALDIATHYTTRRKAFGQTLNSFQGVSFQIAEAAMLLDAARSLGYATCRAIDAGVPTDKARRLISESKRFITESCQKAAHNSLQVLGGIGYTNVFPVERIFRDIRLATIWTGTSEVMSMIVAHEWYKETEINRKNSQRRDYEADAAEAFAEDEKIYE encoded by the coding sequence ATGTTTGATTTTTTGCTGACCAACGAGCAGCTCAAATTCCGGGAGGAGGTGCGGGACTTCGTCCAATGGGTTCCCCGTGAGCTTATCCTTGCCATGGACAAGGATGAAATAAAATTTCCGAAGGAATTTCTCCAGGAGGCGGGACGCCGCAACCTGCTGGGCTGCCGCTATCCCAAGCAGTGGGGCGGGCGCGGGATGGACTGGGTGACGACCGGGATGGTTCTCGAGGAGATCGGAACCTTAAGCTATGAACTTGCGTGCGTTTTTGGAGTCGGAGCGGAGCTTGTCTGCGACGCGCTTATCCAGCACGGAACCGATGAACAGAAGGAGAAATACGTCAGACCCCTGCTGAAAGGGGAAATTTTTGCGGCGGAGGGTTTGACTGAACCAAGGGGCGGATCAGATTTTTTCGGGGCTGTTTCAAAGGCTGAGGATCAGGGTGATTATTTCCTGCTGAACGGTCAGAAGCGCTTCATTGTCGGCGGAGAAGGGGCCGACTATTTTCTGCTGTACGCCAAGACAAATTTTGATCCGGCGACAAAACCGCAGGCCTCCATCACCGCCTTTATCGTGGAGCGCGGTCCCGGCGTCGAAACGAAATATCTTTACAGCCTGATGGGAAGTCGCGGCGGGGGAACTGCCCGGGTAGTATTTACGGACGTCCGGGTGCCGAAGGAAAATGTCGTGGGACGCGTGAACGGCGGCTACGACATCTTCAATACGATGATGATCCCGGAGCGTCTCGGAACGGCGATCATGACGATCGGCTCCGCCCGGGTGGCCCTCGATATTGCGACCCACTACACGACGAGGCGCAAGGCGTTCGGCCAAACCTTGAACTCGTTTCAGGGGGTCAGTTTCCAGATCGCGGAGGCGGCGATGCTGCTCGATGCTGCGCGTTCGCTGGGCTATGCCACCTGCCGGGCGATAGACGCCGGCGTACCGACCGACAAGGCGAGGCGCCTGATCTCCGAATCCAAGCGATTCATTACCGAATCGTGTCAGAAGGCGGCTCATAACTCGCTGCAGGTTCTCGGGGGGATTGGCTATACGAATGTCTTTCCGGTGGAGCGGATTTTCCGCGATATCCGGCTGGCAACGATCTGGACCGGCACAAGCGAGGTCATGTCGATGATTGTCGCCCACGAATGGTACAAAGAAACGGAAATAAACAGGAAAAACTCGCAGAGGCGCGATTACGAGGCGGATGCTGCCGAGGCCTTCGCCGAGGACGAAAAGATCTACGAATAG
- a CDS encoding ABC transporter substrate-binding protein → MKQSKITFTMLLTISVIFLFAATNILAAQPGFDDKEIRIAQFGPQTGPAAPWGAVARGSGLLFQIVNEEGGINGRKIKYFMRDDQYNPAQTAAIVKELVEREGIFAFTGGVSSAGGNAVKGFLAENKILWVTPGSAGVNTDAKGDIDPVMNPYRYYSYPLFQDEASILTKYLVEKMGFKKIGILYQNDSYGKSGLAGCVQRLDSYKMKLTEAIPVEPTDKDLASQILRFKNSGVEAVMMWVSPTLGVIAMKTSANVGFKTQWVSSNGLSDYPLMNKITGGLWEGVITGAFVPPPDSTDPLVVKYQKAAQRLAPQERWGVFFMAGIQFAESLVEALRLAGPNLSTEKVIEKLNTFKDWKGMGGKITWNKNRHQGTDSIQIQKCGPGAKAILLQDWTANELATWKK, encoded by the coding sequence ATGAAACAAAGTAAAATTACATTCACCATGTTGTTGACCATTTCAGTCATTTTTTTATTTGCCGCGACAAATATCTTGGCCGCCCAACCCGGTTTTGACGACAAGGAGATCAGGATCGCCCAGTTCGGCCCGCAAACAGGCCCGGCGGCGCCGTGGGGAGCGGTTGCCCGGGGCTCCGGTCTGCTTTTTCAGATCGTCAACGAGGAAGGCGGCATCAACGGCAGAAAAATCAAATATTTTATGAGGGATGACCAATACAACCCCGCCCAGACCGCGGCGATTGTCAAGGAACTGGTGGAGCGCGAGGGGATTTTTGCCTTTACCGGCGGGGTTTCCAGCGCGGGAGGAAACGCCGTCAAGGGCTTTCTGGCGGAAAACAAGATCCTTTGGGTTACCCCCGGTTCCGCCGGGGTCAATACCGATGCGAAAGGGGATATCGATCCGGTCATGAATCCCTATCGCTATTATTCATATCCGCTTTTTCAGGACGAGGCGAGCATTCTGACAAAATATCTCGTGGAAAAAATGGGATTCAAAAAGATCGGCATCCTCTATCAGAACGACTCTTACGGCAAGAGCGGCCTGGCCGGCTGCGTGCAGCGGCTTGATTCCTACAAAATGAAATTGACGGAGGCGATCCCGGTTGAACCGACTGACAAGGATCTCGCGTCCCAGATACTGAGATTCAAGAATTCCGGCGTTGAGGCAGTCATGATGTGGGTCAGCCCGACCCTCGGGGTGATTGCGATGAAGACGAGCGCGAATGTCGGCTTCAAAACCCAGTGGGTCTCCAGTAACGGGCTTTCCGACTATCCGCTCATGAACAAGATAACCGGCGGCCTCTGGGAAGGGGTGATAACCGGCGCCTTTGTTCCGCCACCCGACTCCACCGATCCCCTGGTCGTCAAGTATCAGAAGGCGGCGCAGAGACTGGCCCCCCAGGAGCGATGGGGCGTTTTCTTCATGGCGGGTATTCAGTTCGCCGAGTCGCTCGTCGAGGCGCTCAGGCTTGCCGGACCGAATCTGAGCACGGAGAAGGTCATTGAAAAGCTGAATACTTTCAAGGACTGGAAAGGAATGGGCGGCAAGATAACCTGGAACAAAAACCGCCATCAGGGCACCGATTCGATCCAGATTCAGAAGTGCGGCCCGGGCGCAAAAGCCATTCTGCTGCAGGACTGGACTGCCAACGAACTGGCCACCTGGAAAAAATAG